One window of Saimiri boliviensis isolate mSaiBol1 chromosome 4, mSaiBol1.pri, whole genome shotgun sequence genomic DNA carries:
- the IL17F gene encoding interleukin-17F, protein MTVKTLHVTTMVEYLLLLILGLAFLRETAAQRVAKAGQTFFQEPESCPSVPEGSVKLDMGIINANQRVPLSRNIERRSTSPWNYTVTWDPNRYPLEIVQAQCKHLGCVNAQGKEDIFMNSVPIQQETLVLRRRRQGCSVSFQLEKLLVTVGCTCVKPLIRHVH, encoded by the exons ATGACAGTGAAGACCCTGCATGTCACAACCATG GTGGAGTACTTGCTGCTGTTGATACTGGGGCTTGCCTTTCTGAGAGAGACAGCAGCTCAGAGAGTCGCCAAAGCAGGACAAACGTTTTTCCAAGAGCCTGAGAGTTGCCCATCTGTGCCAGAAGGTAGTGTGAAGCTTGACATGGGCATCATCAATGCAAACCAGCGTGTTCCCTTGTCACGTAACATCGAGCGCCGCTCCACCTCCCCCTGGAATTACAC CGTCACCTGGGACCCCAACCGGTACCCCTTGGAAATTGTACAGGCCCAGTGTAAGCACCTGGGCTGCGTCAATGCCCAAGGAAAGGAAGACATCTTCATGAATTCTGTTCCCATCCAGCAAGAGACCCTGGTCCTCCGGAGGAGGCGCCAAGGCTGCTCTGTTTCTTTCCAGTTGGAGAAACTGCTGGTGACCGTTGGCTGCACCTGCGTCAAACCCCTTATCCGCCATGTGCACTGA